Genomic DNA from Pseudomonas fluorescens:
GGAGCATCTTGAAGCGTGCAAGGCGATTGTGTTCGCGCATCTCAATCCGGTTCTTTTGAGTTGCGCCGAATGCCTGGGCCGTGGAAGCCTTTCGTTTGGCGGCGGGGGCCAGCCCGGCGGTGCTGATATTCGCCAGGTTAGCCTTGTTCGTCACATGGTAAAGAAATGACATGGTGCCTCCTTGGCGGTGTCGTGGACACGAAAATCACGTTGCCTCTACGAACCAGGCCCAGCACCCGAGCGCTGGCTGGGCGAATCAACCGGCCCCGGGTCCGGCAGGTTGATCCTAAGTACAGTAGCCCCAGTCCTTCCAAAAGCAACCCGTCGGTTGTAGATCCAGCAAAGGCGACCCGCATTCGGTCATGACAGGCCCAAGCAGCCGTCCACCCTGTTAGTCACTGAAATGCACTCAATGCATCTGTGGGAAATCGGTCATTCCCACGCAGCGGTGGGAACGATCAAAACCAGCGGTTTGGCTTGTGTGGCGAGGGAGCTTGCTCCCGCTGGGTCGCGAAGCGGCCCCAGAACCTGCCAAATGCGGAGCATCAGACACACCGCACCCGCCGGTTCACGACTGCTTCGCAGCCGAGCGGGAGCAAGCTCCCTCGCCACAGGTCCATCGTTTTTCCTGAGTGAACCGCATGACCCGTGGGAGCGGGCTTGCTTCACAAGTTTCAACTGACCAGCATCAGAACCAGGTTTCCATCTGGATGCCGTACTGCCAGACACCGCCGGCGTTGAAGTCAGTCTTGCCGAAGGAGTCCGTGGTGCTGTACCTGTCCAGGTCCGACGACCAGTTCATGACGCTGGCGAACAGGCGCAGCTCAGGACGCGTGAGCAGATCGCCCAGGTCGGGCTTGAAGGTCGGGGCGACCGTGAATTTCCAGAAGTTGCCGTCAACCGCATTGCGTTGCAGGTAGCCCTTGGGGTCCAGCTTCATGGTTTGCCAGCTCATCTCGTAGGCCATCTCGAAATTGCTGTTGATTTCATTGGCCAACCGCACGTTCAGGGTCATCCAACGGTAATCGTCGCCTTTGACGTAGCGGTCCTTGCTTTGCTCAGCCAGCAGGCTCGGGCCAATGCGCCAGTCGGACGCCAAGGGCGTTTCGCCGTACAGCGCCAGGCGCACCGCGCGGGCGTCGTCGATCAGCTCGCCATCCGAGCCAACGTTCTTGACCTCAGCCCCCAACCCCTGCCCATAGAGCAGCGCCGTCTTGAAGAAGCCTTCGCGGCCGAAAAAGTTTTTCTGGTGATTGGCGATCATGCTGTGCAAGCCGGAATCGGCCGGCGTCAGCCCCGCTTCGTTGGTGCGGGTAGCAAAGTCGTTTTTCTTCGAGCCGATGGCGTTGAACATCCACTGCCACTGCCCACCGTCGAAAAACTGGTTGGACGTCAGGATGTAGCTTTCCACATCGGCATTGACGCCGCCCTCACTGAAATCGCCGTAGTTGCGACCGATCAATGAGTAGTTCGAGCGCCAGTTCTTGTTCATCTGTATATCGTAGATACCGCCACCGGTGCCGGCCAGATAGATAACGTCGGAGTCCAGCCAGTGGATGTCGAAATTATCCCTGTCGAAGCGCTTGCCGGCCCACAGGGTGGAGTTTTCGAACATCGAGTTGCCCTTGAATGCCGCGAGGTGATCGAGTTCGGTAAACACCTGGCGCACGTTCAGGTTGCTTTCATCGGCGGTCCAGTCGTTGGAGCTCTCCACACCATCGGCGATGGAAACCGTGAACTTGGAGTGGGTGCCGTTCTGCGCATACTGCTCTTTCGACAGGTCGATGCGCATGTAGGTGTCGTCTTCGTTGCCGAGTCGCCCGACAGCGCCACCCACAGAACCGGCCGGAGTGGTGTACGGACCGCCACGACCACCGCCCAATCCATCATTGATCAGCAGCCCGGAGCGGGCGTAGCCCTTGAAGCTGAAGCCGTCGGTAAGGTGTGCGCCACTGCCCTGTTTCTGCGTGCTTTGCTGGCTGGCTTCGAGTTTTGCCAGGCGAGCGTCGAGCGTGGGGACCGTAGCGGCGGATGCCACCGGTTGCACGGCGGGCGTGGCGAGTTTGAGTTGCTGCAACTCCCTGGCGAGTGCCTGGGTTTGCTGTTCGGCGGCGGCGGCGCGTTTTTCCGCTGCGCTGGCACGGGCCTCGAAAGCGGCCATGCGCTCTTCCAGAGTCGCGGCCTGAGACGTGGTCGCCGCGGCGCCGAGCACGCCTGCGAGTAGCCAGCTTGATGCTTTCTGCATGTGGATTTTCCCTGTTTTGTTTTTATTGTTCTGTTGC
This window encodes:
- a CDS encoding carbohydrate porin, encoding MQKASSWLLAGVLGAAATTSQAATLEERMAAFEARASAAEKRAAAAEQQTQALARELQQLKLATPAVQPVASAATVPTLDARLAKLEASQQSTQKQGSGAHLTDGFSFKGYARSGLLINDGLGGGRGGPYTTPAGSVGGAVGRLGNEDDTYMRIDLSKEQYAQNGTHSKFTVSIADGVESSNDWTADESNLNVRQVFTELDHLAAFKGNSMFENSTLWAGKRFDRDNFDIHWLDSDVIYLAGTGGGIYDIQMNKNWRSNYSLIGRNYGDFSEGGVNADVESYILTSNQFFDGGQWQWMFNAIGSKKNDFATRTNEAGLTPADSGLHSMIANHQKNFFGREGFFKTALLYGQGLGAEVKNVGSDGELIDDARAVRLALYGETPLASDWRIGPSLLAEQSKDRYVKGDDYRWMTLNVRLANEINSNFEMAYEMSWQTMKLDPKGYLQRNAVDGNFWKFTVAPTFKPDLGDLLTRPELRLFASVMNWSSDLDRYSTTDSFGKTDFNAGGVWQYGIQMETWF